A segment of the Leptolyngbya sp. NIES-3755 genome:
GAAAAGCGCGATCGACGCAGTTGGGCAACCTGGGAAGAAGGCGGCAAATATCCGAACGTAGTCATTGAACTCCTGTCTAATTCAACGGCAACGGTTGATCGTGGTAAGAAAAAAGATCTTTATCAAGATGTATGGCGCGTTCCAGAATATTACTGGTTCCATCCCGAAACGATGGAGTTCGCTGGATTCCGATTGATTGGCGGAACCTATGCCGAGATCGAGCCAACTGAAGACGGCAGATTACCGAGTGAACAATTGGGCTTAGAGTTGGGAATTCACGATCGACAATTACGCTGGTTCACCGCAGGAGATTTGATCCCGTTCCCTGAAGAAGTAGAACGGCAGCGAACAGAACAAGAACACCAACGAGCAGAACAAGAACACCAACGAGCAGAACAAGAACGCCAAGCCAAAGAGCGATTGGCAAATTATTTACGATCGCAAGGCATCGATCCGGATCAGATCACCTGATAAGATTCCTAACAAACGAGTAACGGTGATTTAGATGAGTACCGAAAACACGACTGGGGCAGATGCGATCGATGTCGCGATCGCAAAAGGAATCGATTTCGATGGATCTCCGATTCCCGCTGAGAAATTAGATTTGTATAACAAAGTGATGGCACTTGAGGCTGGACGGCAACGCAGCGGAGTCTCGAACACGATGCGATCGAGAATTGTTCGCATCGGTGCAAAACACATTCCTCAAGATGAACTGAATCAACAGCTTGAAGCAGCAGGATTCGCCCCGCTTAAAGAGAAAGAAATCGCCTTTTTCTATAACAAATAAATGTCTGTCACCTACTCGGATATCTTAGCGGCTGCCGATCGTCTCTCAGGTGTCGCACACAAAACGCCCGTGATCACCTCGAATACGGTGAATCAAAAAACGGGTGCTCAAGTGTTTTTCAAGTGCGAGAACTTTCAGCGATCAGGGTCGTTTAAGTTCCGAGGGGCTTACAATGCAATGTCCCAATTAACCGATGAACAGCGCAAACAAGGTGTAGTCGCTTATTCATCCGGTAATCATGGGCAAGCTTTAGCCTTAGCAGGTCAAATTCTCGATGTACCTGTCACGATCGTGATGCCCAATGATGCGCCCGCTGTGAAAAAAGCCGCTACACAGAGTTACGAAGCAGAGGTGATCTTTTACAATCGTGCCTTTGAAAAACGCGAAGAAGTCACGCAAAAGATCGCAGACGATCGAGGTTTAACTTTAATTCCACCCTTTGATTTTGCTTCAGTGATTGCAGGTCAAGGCACTACAGCAAAAGAACTAATCGAAGAAGTTGGCGATTTAGATGTTCTACTCGTTTGCTGTGGCGGTGGAGGATTGATATCGGGATGTGCGATCGCAGCTAATACCTTAGTTCCGAACTGTCAAATTATTGGAGTCGAACCGAAACGAGCCGATGATGCGACTCGATCGTTCTATAGTAAAATGCTGCAAATTGTAGAGAATCCGAATACGATCGCGGATGGTGCAAGAACTCGATCGCTTGGAACTCTAACATTCCCATTAGTTCTCGAATACGTTGATGAAATGGTTACAGTGTCCGAAGCTGCAATTTTACGAACATTGTTCTTCGTTTGGGAACGGCTCAAAATTGTGGTCGAACCAACTGGAGTTTTAGCTGCAACTGCATTACTAGAAGGCATTGTTTCTTTTCCCGATGCCAAAGTTGGGGTGATCATCAGTGGTGGAAATGTTGACCTCAAAGAAGTTGGAAAGCTATTTAGTAAAGCGACTCCACGGGAAAAAGCGTCCAAACGTCTTCCGCTTGCTCCAGAAATGAGTTGATCTCCGGAACAAATTTATTCTTTGTTGTAGTTGCTCGACAAGAGGAGTGTAAGGATTTACTGGGTACGCTAATTTATCCAACTCAACCAAGGACAAACCTGTATGCAAGCTTCCTTGAATCGTCGATCGATGATTCCGATGTTCATTGCATTTGCCCTACTCGGATTCGGTGGACTAATCACCTTACTGCGCTCCGTGACTGTGATCCAAACTGGAGAAATTGGCATTGTTGATCTCTATGGTCAAGTTTCTGATCAACCGCTAACCCCTGGTATTCACCTGAAAAATCCAATGGCTCGAAAGACCACGTTTTCAACCCAAATTCGGGAAGTCAAGGAAACACTAGAGACACCGACCAAGGATGGTTTAATGCTCACGGTGGATGTGAGTGTTCTCTATCGCATTGATCCAAGCAAAGCAAAACAGCTTTATCAAACCGTTGGGACGAACTATGAGGAAGTGATTTTAGTGCCTCAAATCCGATCGATGATTCGGGCTGCAACTGCAACCTATCAGTTCAACACGATTTACACGAGCGATCGCGAAAAACTGGCTCAACAGCTTC
Coding sequences within it:
- a CDS encoding serine/threonine dehydratase (similar to AA sequence:cyanobase_aa:LBDG_57750) gives rise to the protein MSVTYSDILAAADRLSGVAHKTPVITSNTVNQKTGAQVFFKCENFQRSGSFKFRGAYNAMSQLTDEQRKQGVVAYSSGNHGQALALAGQILDVPVTIVMPNDAPAVKKAATQSYEAEVIFYNRAFEKREEVTQKIADDRGLTLIPPFDFASVIAGQGTTAKELIEEVGDLDVLLVCCGGGGLISGCAIAANTLVPNCQIIGVEPKRADDATRSFYSKMLQIVENPNTIADGARTRSLGTLTFPLVLEYVDEMVTVSEAAILRTLFFVWERLKIVVEPTGVLAATALLEGIVSFPDAKVGVIISGGNVDLKEVGKLFSKATPREKASKRLPLAPEMS
- a CDS encoding band 7 protein (similar to AA sequence:cyanobase_aa:LBDG_47350); translation: MQASLNRRSMIPMFIAFALLGFGGLITLLRSVTVIQTGEIGIVDLYGQVSDQPLTPGIHLKNPMARKTTFSTQIREVKETLETPTKDGLMLTVDVSVLYRIDPSKAKQLYQTVGTNYEEVILVPQIRSMIRAATATYQFNTIYTSDREKLAQQLRDNLNKTLNDRGIIIEETPLRSVTLPDSINQSVQERLKAEQESQRMKFVLEKERQEADRKRIEAQGNADAQKILAQGLTDQTLRFKQIEAMQELAKSQNSKVIVMNGNQNAPVMLQP
- a CDS encoding hypothetical protein (conserved hypothetical protein;~similar to AA sequence:cyanobase_aa:LBDG_57760), producing MSTENTTGADAIDVAIAKGIDFDGSPIPAEKLDLYNKVMALEAGRQRSGVSNTMRSRIVRIGAKHIPQDELNQQLEAAGFAPLKEKEIAFFYNK
- a CDS encoding hypothetical protein (similar to AA sequence:cyanobase_aa:gll0726); the protein is MRTALLEPLIMVRLDATPPQSETSESLLVETGSLELVSPEGVKFPPTNLYSDEPPLETDFHRRQIDLLIRLLEFWWSDRQDFYISGNLTVYYNEQQLRKRDFRGPDVFVVLGAEKRDRRSWATWEEGGKYPNVVIELLSNSTATVDRGKKKDLYQDVWRVPEYYWFHPETMEFAGFRLIGGTYAEIEPTEDGRLPSEQLGLELGIHDRQLRWFTAGDLIPFPEEVERQRTEQEHQRAEQEHQRAEQERQAKERLANYLRSQGIDPDQIT